From one Lycium ferocissimum isolate CSIRO_LF1 chromosome 5, AGI_CSIRO_Lferr_CH_V1, whole genome shotgun sequence genomic stretch:
- the LOC132057421 gene encoding LOW QUALITY PROTEIN: PAN domain-containing protein At5g03700 (The sequence of the model RefSeq protein was modified relative to this genomic sequence to represent the inferred CDS: deleted 2 bases in 1 codon) — MELVNCVTRLKLTQFFIISIFFSYFCLFKVESVTPKELFKGFKATPNPQITKYQPILSDITGNYSLSFLRVEKDQLSLAIIHVQSFESIWVANMTRFAKWADPTELFFNGSLVLSDTRSGVFWSTHTNGDRVWLSNTSNLQVLDSGVTSSPSVLWQSFDFPSDTLVESQNFTSEMTLVSSNGLYSMSLGSDFFGLYVKDGPGLGLGDPDPGRIYWKHKALEAKAHVIERQGPIYVVLKSDGFLGMYQNESVPVDVESFNSFQQPVLGVRRIRIEPDGNLKGYFWVGSSWVLDYQAIKETCELPSSCGAYGLCHPGKGCSCLDNSTDYSSRGCGPPDNQGPRDFCGAYDHHKKYKGLSRNGVELPNKELVDYQKMVTFQECQSACEGNCTCWGVVYTNTSGFCYILDYPIQSLVGVGDESKMGFFKVREGVGKDKREVGLGVGVGLLCVALLILGGVIGLVYYRYRKRKRGVNGYAEEDGMVVGPYKDLGNASFRSIELSER; from the exons TCTCCatctttttttcatatttttgtttgtttaaagTTGAATCTGTCACACCCAAAGAGCTTTTTAAAGGATTTAAAGCAACCCCAAATCCTCAAATTACGAAATATCAACCTATACTTAGTGATATTACTGGTAATTATTCACTGAGTTTTCTCAGAGTTGAAAAAGATCAACTCAGTCTTGCTATTATTCATGTTCAATCTTTTGAGTCAATATGGGTTGCTAACATGACCCGTTTTGCTAAATGGGCTGACCCGACTGAGCTGTTCTTTAATGGTAGTCTTGTTTTGTCTGATACACGTTCAGGGGTATTTTGGTCAACTCACACTAATGGAGACCGTGTTTGGCTTTCAAATACTTCAAATTTGCAAGTTCTTGATAGTGGAGTGACGTCATCACCTTCTGTTTTATGGCAAAGTTTTGATTTTCCATCAGATACCCTTGTGGAAAGTCAAAATTTCACAAGtgaaatgactttagtttcgtCCAATGGGCTTTATTCTATGAGTTTGGGCTCTGATTTCTTTGGGTTGTATGTCAAGGATGGGCCGGGTTTGGGTTTGGGT GATCCGGATCCGGGTCGGATATATTGGAAGCACAAGGCATTAGAAGCAAAAGCTCATGTTATTGAACGTCAAGGACCTATTTATGTTGTACTAAAGTCAGATGGGTTTTTAGGCATGTACCAAAATGAGTCAGTACCAGTTGATGTAGAATCTTTTAATAGTTTTCAACAACCCGTATTAGGCGTCCGTCGAATCCGAATTGAACCGGATGGAAATTTAAAAGGATATTTTTGGGTCGGGTCAAGTTGGGTATTGGACTACCAAGCGATAAAGGAGACATGTGAATTGCCTAGCTCTTGTGGGGCGTACGGGCTCTGTCATCCAGGCAAGGGTTGCTCTTGCCTGGACAATAGCACGGATTATAGCTCCAGAGGGTGTGGCCCGCCAGATAATCAGGGCCCCCGCGACTTTTGCGGGGCCTATGATCATCATAAAAAATACAAGGGGTTGTCAAGAAATGGTGTTGAGTTGCCTAATAAAGAGTTAGTGGACTATCAAAAGATGGTTACTTTTCAAGAATGTCAAAGTGCATGTGAAGGGAATTGCACATGTTGGGGTGTGGTGTACACTAACACATCTGGATTTTGCTACATACTAGACTACCCCATACAAAGTTTAGTAGGGGTAGGGGATGAATCCAAGATGGGATTTTTCAAAGTGAGGGAGGGTGTAGGGAAAGATAAGAGGGAGGTGGGGTTAGGGGTAGGGGTAGGGTTATTATGTGTGGCACTCTTGATATTAGGTGGGGTCATAGGGTTAGTGTATTATAgatatagaaaaagaaaaagaggagtTAATGGATATGCAGAAGAAGATGGAATGGTAGTTGGACCATATAAAGATTTGGGAAATGCAAGTTTTAGGTCAATTGAACTAAGTGAGAGATGA
- the LOC132058030 gene encoding uncharacterized protein LOC132058030 — MAEDKVASLSTEVSESEKKLAVKMQELNRKLIIDEIFVRIPRSPSNFKLGPCFKNVFPRELSLHYPLAEGEKLLLHSAEPDRSRGKTLRSWPNVSRTWIDWVDRVEKAKWEVWRSADIYDAIQLSKHDFPMDKNLLNAALCYWSISTNSFHFRFGMMGPTVLDIVALTGLRPHGEEVSVPLRMARDFPGYGKIKECLTYCKFLDVSMGAMAVTEEEHISFLVMWLCKYLFCNSSVTMIEQCTELAFALATGRKLALAPFLLSNLYHGCTDIITGEFDDARGPFWILQLWLQAYFPEHQPLTSGDGNPPTYGYTLADGVLIPKTFNQYFLFFNKCSSRTAAQFTPFSSRKSGPEWFKRSLDPYFQKLNRTELKAIWASYLIARDIPYSIRLDESLKCKCAVEHYSPNQFARQFGMTQAIPLFQYAANIEEIESRFSELKRKFSFVPFNVNPSSTEWFDSWWSTYINNRDKTVTATDVLRKISLYVTPLGQSERQEVSARRSNGIKGNSQSAGQFGWNMKRKYKGYNIPPRSCIQQDKSRQQWSSYEAAETISTRRTTCKKMKTSAMKMLLPRTTSTVPFALAFPTSCAPTDEDSRKDDEQVSADEDGIKADKQVSADEDGSKADEQVSADDTLISASSSASSSTSEKEGEKCTVSPSLAKTGGKASDVSETPDCPVKFDNLEDFFARVSGKIKRAQSVSFPTDQSSPIYDSTSATQKSTPSSETLAKAKGDIERLLIMPSQDLLLPENCSKLNEALSIYAASPDLSVEKTLAFEKLKVNLPHLSSTYHSAKKDKEDYYKKAAKKVLLVDELMEGQERYANLKDYSDKLERRTYSIRKQISKLKASLKDAKTKRKAIQEQKLNLAKKCFEKSNALDEMDAEFPVIDEMKELADLNIVRVEESLTDLKSKIIESRV; from the exons ATGGCAGAAGATAAAGTTGCAAGCTTAAGTACGGAAGTGTCCGAGTCAGAGAAAAAGTTGGCTGTAAAAATGCAAGAGTTGAACAGAAAGTTGATCATTGACGAGATATTTGTTCGTATTCCTCGATCGCCCTCTAATTTTAAATTAGGCCCGTGTTTTAAGAACGTGTTCCCTCGGGAGCTTTCTCTTCATTACCCCTTAGCTGAAGGAGAAAAGCTACTTCTACACTCCGCGGAACCGGATAGGTCCAGAGGTAAGACTCTGAGATCATGGCCTAATGTAAGTCGAACGTGGATTGATTGGGTAGATCGAGTCGAAAAGGCGAAATGGGAAGTATGGAGATCTGCTGATATATACGATGCAATTCAGTTGTCGAAACACGATTTCCCCATGGACAAAAATCTTCTTAATGCTGCCTTGTGCTATTGGTCGATCTCCACAAACTCGTTCCACTTCAGGTTTGGTATGATGGGGCCCACGGTACTAGATATTGTTGCTTTGACAGGACTTAGGCCACATGGTGAGGAGGTTAGCGTCCCTCTCAGGATGGCTCGTGATTTTCCGGGGTATGGGAAAATTAAAGAATGCTTGACTTACTGCAAATTTCTCGACGTGTCGATGGGAGCAATGGCTGTGACAGAGGAAGAACATATATCGTTTCTCGTTATGTGGCTTTGCAAATATCTCTTTTGTAATTCTTCGGTAACCATGATCGAGCAATGTACAGAACTTGCTTTTGCTCTTGCTACGGGTAGAAAGCTCGCTTTGGCACCTTTTCTCTTGTCGAATTTATATCATGGCTGCACCGACATCATTACTGGCGAGTTTGACGATGCGCGGGGTCCGTTCTGGATCTTGCAGCTCTGGCTACAAGCTTACTTTCCGGAACATCAACCTTTAACCTCGGGTGACGGTAATCCTCCCACCTATGGGTACACCTTGGCTGATGGTGTTTTGATACCTAAAACGTTCAACCAATACTTTCTGTTCTTCAATAAATGCTCGTCTAGAACAGCAGCCCAATTCACGCCATTTTCTTCGAGGAAATCTGGACCTGAATGGTTTAAGAGGTCACTTGATCCTTACTTCCAAAAACTTAATAGGACCGAGTTAAAAGCCATTTGGGCTAGTTACCTTATTGCTCGAGACATTCCTTACAGTATCCGTCTGGACGAGTCTTTGAAGTGCAAATGCGCTGTAGAACATTATTCTCCGAATCAGTTCGCTCGACAGTTTGGCATGACACAGGCTATTCCCCTTTTCCAGTATGCAGCTAACATTGAAGAAATTGAATCAAGGTTTTCCGAATTAAAAAGGAAGTTCTCATTTGTTCCATTTAATGTTAATCCGAGCTCTACTGAGTGGTTTGATTCCTGGTGGTCAACTTATATCAACAATCGGGACAAAACTGTTACTGCTACTGATGTCCTCAGGAAGATCTCACTGTATGTTACGCCTCTCGGTCAATCTGAAAGGCAAGAAGTTTCTGCTCGCAGGTCCAATGGTATTAAAGGAAATTCTCAGTCTGCAGGACAATTTGGCTGGAATATGAAGAGGAAATATAAAG GGTATAATATTCCACCACGATCTTGTATACAGCAAGATAAGTCCAGACAACAATGGAGCTCATATGAGGCGGCTGAAACGATATCTACAAGAAGAACAACATGCAAG AAGATGAAGACTTCCGCAATGAAAATGCTGCTACCAAGGACAACTTCTACCGTACCTTTTGCATTGGCCTTCCCTACAAGTTGTGCTCCCACTGATGAAGACAGCAGAAAGGACGATGAACAAGTTTCTGCTGATGAAGACGGGATCAAGGCCGACAAGCAAGTTTCTGCTGATGAAGACGGGAGCAAGGCCGACGAGCAAGTTTCTGCTGATGATACATTAATCTCCGCCTCTTCTTCTGCCTCATCCTCCACTTCCGAAAAA gaAGGCGAAAAATGTACAGTTTCCCCATCATTAGCTAAGACCGGAGGCAAGGCATCTGATGTTAGTGAAACACCTGACTGTCCTGTGAAATTTGATAATCTAGAAGACTTCTTTGCTCGAGTTAGTGGAAAAATTAAACGAGCACAATCCGTCAGCTTTCCTACTGATCAATCTTCTCCTATATATGACAGTACATCTGCCACGCAAAAGTCTACACCATCCTCAGAAACACTTGCCAAAGCGAAAGGTGATATTGAGAGATTACTAATCATGCCTTCTCAAGACTTGCTTCTACCCGAAAACTGTTCAAAGTTGAATGAAGCACTATCAATATATGCTGCATCACCGGATTTATCTGTTGAGAAAACGCTTGCATTTGAGAAACTCAAAGTGAACCTTCCACACCTTTCCTCAACATACCATAGTGCTAAGAAGGACAAAGAGGATTATTACAAAAAGGCTGCCAAGAAAGTGCTCCTTGTCGACGAGCTCATGGAAGGTCAGGAACGATATGCCAACCTCAAAGACTACAGTGACAAACTTGAAAGAAGAACATATTCCATCAGAAAACAAATCAGCAAGTTGAAGGCAAGCTTGAAGGACGCAAAGACAAAACGAAAAGCAATCCAGGAGCAAAAATTGAATTTGGCTaagaagtgttttgaaaagtcTAATGCTCTTGATGAAATGGACGCTGAGTTTCCTGTCATAGACGAGATGAAGGAGCTAGCAGATTTGAACATTGTACGAGTGGAAGAAAGCTTGACAGACTTGAAGAGTAAGATAATTGAATCGCGTGTGTAA